Proteins encoded together in one Amblyomma americanum isolate KBUSLIRL-KWMA chromosome 1, ASM5285725v1, whole genome shotgun sequence window:
- the LOC144106498 gene encoding uncharacterized protein LOC144106498 translates to MAKETSEDDELRTAPLEAGQAPCELLMGRRLRARLPDFADRRAPEVKKHTQAHPQRRPLEALGEHDTVRLLDKGGWTTKALAENAVAPRSYMVRKKDVNQLRRNRQHLLRTNEEFDPSLETIPDCTEDSASDCASLPGLRHHRSPWATRAPRVTIKPRLPTRLKSILSQGNIVLWKP, encoded by the exons ATGGCAAAAGAAACGAGTGAAGACGACGAGCTAAG GACAGCACCACTCGAGGCCGGACAAGCCCCGTGCGAGCTACTCATGGGCAGGAGGTTAAGAGCGAGGCTGCCTGACTTCGCAGACCGTAGGGCACCAGAGGTCAAAAAGCACACCCAAGCCCACCCTCAGAGACGTCCACTAGAAGCACTCGGCGAGCATGACACCGTTAGGCTGCTCGACAAGGGAGGGTGGACCACAAAGGCCCTCGCAGAAAACGCCGTCGCCCCTCGCTCATACATGGTCCGTAAAAAAGACGTGAATCAGCTTCGTCGCAACCGTCAACATCTGCTGCGAACAAACGAAGAGTTCGACCCctcactggaaaccattcctgactGTACGGAAGACAGTGCTAGCGACTGTGCTTCTCTTCCAGGCTTGCGGCACCACAGGAGTCCCTGGGCAACTCGAGCCCCACGTGTGACGATCAAGCCACGGCTGCCCACACGCCTCAAGAGCATCCTGAGCCAGGGCAACATAGTCCTCTGGAAACCATAA